Proteins co-encoded in one Callospermophilus lateralis isolate mCalLat2 chromosome 2, mCalLat2.hap1, whole genome shotgun sequence genomic window:
- the LOC143389081 gene encoding olfactory receptor 52N1-like — protein MSLQNVTSLTPASFILNGIPGMEEVHLWISFPLCAMYSIALTGNFGLMYLIYSEEALHRPMYIFLALLSFTDVLMCTSTLPNTLCILWFNLKEMDFKACLAQMFFVHTFTGMESGVLMLMALDRYVAICCPLRYATILTNVVIAKAGLLTFLRGMMLVIPFSFLIKHLPYCRGNIIPHTYCDHMSVAKISCGNVQVNAIYGLMVALLIGGFDILCITVSYTMILRAVVSLSSADARQKAFSTCTAHICAIVITYVPAFFTFFTHRFGGHTIPPHIHIIMANLYLLMPPTMNPIVYGVKTKQIRDSVIGFLFKRKDTLSQNVK, from the coding sequence ATGTCACTCCAAAATGTCACCAGCCTGACTCCAGCTTCTTTCATTTTAAATGGCATCCCTGGTATGGAAGAGGTGCATTTGTGGATCTCCTTCCCCCTGTGTGCCATGTACAGCATTGCCCTTACAGGGAACTTTGGCCTTATGTACCTCATCTACTCTGAAGAGGCCTTGCACAGACCTATGTACATCTTCTTAGCCCTTCTTTCCTTCACAGATGTGCTCATGTGCACCAGCACCCTTCCCAACACTCTCTGCATACTGTGGTTCAACCTCAAGGAGATGGATTTTAAGGCCTGCCTGGCCCAGATGTTCTTTGTGCACACCTTCACAGGAATGGAGTCTGGGGTGCTCATGCTCATGGCACTGGACCGCTACGTGGCCATCTGCTGTCCCCTGCGCTATGCCACCATCCTCACCAATGTGGTGATTGCTAAAGCAGGGCTGCTCACTTTTCTTAGGGGCATGATGCTTGTtattcctttctctttcctcaTCAAGCACCTGCCATACTGCAGGGGCAACATCATCCCCCATACCTACTGTGACCACATGTCTGTCGCAAAGATCTCCTGTGGGAATGTCCAGGTCAATGCCATCTACGGTTTGATGGTTGCCCTTCTGATTGGGGGCTTTGACATCTTGTGCATCACAGTCTCCTACACCATGATCCTTCGGGCGGTTGTGAGTCTGTCCTCAGCAGATGCTCGGCAGAAAGCCTTCAGCACCTGCACTGCCCACATCTGTGCCATCGTCATCACTTATGTCCCAGCCTTCTTCACCTTCTTCACACACCGCTTTGGGGGACACACCATTCCTCCCCACATACACATCATTATGGCTAATCTCTATCTACTCATGCCTCCCACCATGAACCCGATTGTGTATGGTGTGAAAACCAAGCAGATTCGAGACAGTGTCATTGGGTTCTTGTTTAAGCGAAAGGATACTTTGTCTCAGAACGTCAAATAG
- the LOC143389092 gene encoding olfactory receptor 52N5-like — translation MFNSNNSYVAPQSFILNGIPGLERVHVWISLPLFTMYIMSLVGNLGLVYLIYHEEALHRPMYCFLAMLSLTDLLTCTTTLPNALCIFWFDLKKINFNACLVQMFFVHGFTGVESGVLMLMALDRYVAICYPLRYATILTNPIIAKAGLATFLRGMLLMIPFPFLVKRLPFCQDNIIPHTYCDHMSVVKLSCASIKVNVIYGLIVVLLIGVFDISCISVSYTMILQAVISLSSSAARQKAFSTCTAHISAIIITYVPALFTFFTHRFGGHIIPPSLHIIVANLYLLLPPTLNPIVYGVKTKQIRDSVIKFFQGQKIGS, via the coding sequence ATGTTCAATTCCAATAATTCATATGTGGCCCCCCAATCTTTTATTCTTAATGGAATTCCTGGTCTGGAAAGAGTCCATGTGTGGATCTCTCTTCCACTATTcacaatgtacatcatgtcccttgTGGGTAACCTTGGTCTTGTGTACCTCATTTATCATGAGGAGGCCTTACACCGCCCCATGTATTGCTTTCTGGCCATGCTTTCCCTCACTGACCTCCTCACCTGCACCACCACTCTACCCAATGCACTCTGCATCTTCTGGTTTGATCTCAAGAAAATTAACTTCAACGCTTGCTTAGTCCAGATGTTCTTTGTCCACGGGTTCACGGGTGTGGAATCTGGAGTGCTCATGCTCATGGCTCTggaccgctatgtggccatttGCTACCCATTGCGTTATGCCACCATACTCACTAACCCTATCATTGCAAAAGCTGGGCTTGCCACCTTCCTGAGAGGTATGCTGTTGATGATTCCATTTCCATTCTTGGTCAAGCGTTTGCCTTTCTGCCAGGACAATATCATTCCCCACACATATTGTGACCACATGTCTGTGGTAAAGCTATCCTGTGCCAGCATCAAGGTCAATGTCATCTATGGTCTGATTGTTGTTCTTCTGATTGGAGTGTTTGACATTAGTTGCATATCTGTGTCTTACACCATGATCCTCCAGGCAGTGATCAGCCTCTCATCATCAGCTGCCCGGCAAAAAGCCTTCAGCACATGCACTGCACATATATCTGCCATCATCATCACCTATGTACCAGCATTATTCACATTTTTTACCCACCGTTTTGGGGGCCACATCATTCCTCCTTCTCTCCATATCATTGTGGCTAATCTTTATCTCCTTCTTCCTCCAACGCTGAACCCCATTGTTTACGGAGTAAAGACAAAACAGATCCGAGACAGTGTCATAAAGTTCTTCCAGGGGCAAAAAATTGGAAGTTGA